One window of Amaranthus tricolor cultivar Red isolate AtriRed21 chromosome 11, ASM2621246v1, whole genome shotgun sequence genomic DNA carries:
- the LOC130826448 gene encoding uncharacterized mitochondrial protein AtMg00820-like, whose amino-acid sequence MPPKWYDPEYESQRSRYPICRRDEEQLSQTAVAFNASLYSSTIPKTTEEALQEPKWKQAMDEEIMALQKNETWEKCRLLGDKKTVGCKWIFSVKYYADGTIERYKARHVAKGYTQTYGVDNSETFSPVAKIDTIRVLFSVAANKE is encoded by the coding sequence ATGCCTCCTAAGTGGTATGATCCTGAATATGAATCCCAGAGATCCCGATATCCTATCTGTAGAAGGGATGAAGAACAACTATCACAAACAGCTGTCGCCTTCAATGCATCTCTTTATTCCAGTACTATCCCGAAAACCACAGAAGAAGCTCTCCAAGAACCAAAGTGGAAGCAAGCTATGGATGAAGAGATCATGGCTCTCCAGAAAAACGAAACGTGGGAGAAGTGTAGATTACTAGGGGATAAGAAGACGGTTGGCTGTAAATGGATTTTTTCAGTCAAGTATTATGCTGATGGAACCATTGAGAGGTACAAAGCAAGGCATGTTGCAAAAGGGTACACACAGACTTATGGGGTAGACAACTCGGAAACATTCTCACCTGTGGCTAAAATCGATACCATTCGAGTTCTCTTCTCagtagcagcaaataaagaatGA
- the LOC130826852 gene encoding PHD finger-like domain-containing protein 5A encodes MAKHHPDLIMCRKQPGIAIGRLCEKCDGKCVICDSYVRPCTLVRVCDECNYGSFQGRCVICGGVGISDAYYCKECTQQEKDRDGCPKIVNLGSAKTDLFYERKKYGFKKR; translated from the coding sequence ATGGCAAAGCACCATCCCGATCTTATCATGTGCCGAAAGCAGCCAGGCATTGCTATTGGACGGCTATGTGAGAAGTGTGATGGAAAATGTGTGATCTGTGATTCATATGTCCGGCCGTGCACACTCGTTCGAGTTTGTGATGAATGCAACTACGGGTCCTTTCAGGGTAGATGCGTTATCTGTGGAGGTGTTGGCATTTCAGACGCGTATTACTGCAAGGAGTGCACTCAACAGGAGAAAGATAGAGATGGGTGCCCAAAGATCGTCAATCTAGGAAGCGCTAAAACAGATCTCTTCTATGAACGGAAGAAATACGGTTTCAAGAAACGATGA